From Streptomyces sp. HUAS MG91, the proteins below share one genomic window:
- the ligD gene encoding non-homologous end-joining DNA ligase has translation MLATLSDRRDFPAGWIFERKLDGVRVLAVRENGKVTLRSRSGRKLDATYPEIVDALAAQDCADFTIDGEMVAYAHGRTDFGRLQQRMGLTRPADVARSGVAVTYYAFDLLRLDGTDLRRLPLRTRKSLLRNALTFRAPLRLTTHRNEGGRELLADACARGWEGLIANRADSPYRGRRSDAWLKLKCSRGQEFVVGGFTEPTGSRKGIGALLIGYYEDGRLRYAGKVGTGFDQKTLTGLRDRLDELRVDTSPFDGRVVQPTALWTRPRLVAEVAFSEWTRDGLLRHPRYQGLRDDKKPTDVVRERAET, from the coding sequence ATGCTGGCGACCCTGAGCGACCGCCGCGACTTCCCCGCCGGCTGGATCTTCGAGCGGAAGCTCGACGGCGTCCGCGTCCTCGCCGTCCGCGAGAACGGGAAGGTGACACTGCGCTCCCGCTCCGGACGGAAGCTCGACGCCACCTACCCGGAGATCGTCGACGCCCTCGCCGCGCAGGACTGCGCGGACTTCACGATCGACGGCGAGATGGTCGCGTACGCCCACGGCCGCACCGACTTCGGACGGCTCCAGCAGCGCATGGGGCTCACCCGGCCCGCGGACGTGGCGCGGAGCGGCGTCGCGGTGACGTACTACGCCTTCGACCTGCTGCGGCTCGACGGCACCGACCTGCGGCGCCTGCCGCTGCGCACTCGTAAGTCCCTCCTGCGGAACGCGTTGACGTTCCGCGCGCCCCTGCGGCTGACCACCCACCGCAACGAGGGCGGTCGCGAGCTCCTCGCCGACGCCTGCGCCCGGGGCTGGGAGGGGCTCATCGCCAATCGTGCGGACAGTCCCTACCGAGGGCGGCGCTCCGACGCCTGGCTCAAGCTGAAGTGCTCCCGGGGCCAGGAGTTCGTGGTCGGCGGCTTCACCGAGCCGACCGGCAGCCGGAAGGGCATCGGCGCCCTGCTGATCGGCTACTACGAGGACGGCCGGCTCCGCTACGCGGGCAAGGTCGGCACCGGATTCGACCAGAAGACCCTGACCGGGCTGAGAGACAGGCTCGACGAACTGCGGGTGGACACCTCGCCGTTCGACGGCCGCGTCGTCCAGCCCACCGCCCTCTGGACCCGGCCTCGCCTGGTGGCAGAAGTCGCCTTCTCCGAGTGGACGCGTGACGGCCTGCTGCGCCACCCCCGCTACCAGGGGCTGCGCGACGACAAGAAACCCACCGACGTGGTCCGGGAGCGGGCGGAGACATGA